The genomic stretch TGCTGTCCGAATGGGGCCATCCTTTCCCGCAGGCGGCCGATGGCACGCAGATCCGCACCTCGCTCGATGGGCCCGATTACATGCGGCTGATGCGCAAGCGGGTCAAGGCGGCGGGGGTGCGCATTCTCGATCACAGCCCGGTGCTCGAACTTCTGCGCGACGGATCGGGGGCGGTTGCGGGCGCGGTCGGGCTGCGCCGCCAGCGCGGTGATCTCTGGCAGGTGCAGGCCGGAGCCGTGGTGATTGCGACCGGTGGTTGTGCGTTCCTGTCCAAGGCGCTTGGCTGCAATGTGCTGACCGGCGACGGCTATCTGATGGCGGCGGAACTTGGCGCCGAACTCTCGGGCATGGAGTTTTCCTCGGCCTATGCCATGGCGATGGAACATGGCTCGGTCACCAAGACGCGGTTTTATGACTGGGCCGAGTTCACCTATGCCGATGGCTCGCCCATTCCGGGCGCGGCCTCGAAAGGCGGGCGGACGGCAATTGCGCGCACACTTTCCGCGGGCAAAGGGGTGTTTGCGCGGCTGAATGCCGATGCCGAGACCCAGATCGCGATGCGCCATGCCCAGCCGAATTTCTTCGTCCCGCTGGATCGCAGCGGCATCAACCCCTTCACCGACCGCTTCCCGGTGACGCTGCGGCTTGAGGCGACGGTGCGCGGCACCGGCGGGTTGCGGCTGCTCGACGAAAGCTGCGCGACCTCGGTCCCCGGGCTTTACGCGGCGGGCGATGCGGCCACGCGAGAGCTGATTTGCGGCGCGTTCACCGGCGGCGGCAGCCATAACGCGGCTTGGGCGATGTCCTCGGGTGCTTGGGCGGGCTCGGGCGCGGCGCAGTTTGCCCGCGGTCAGCGCGGTCGCGCAGCTCAGCTTTACCGGGCGGGCGGCGTCGGTATCCGCGAGGGCAAGGGCGCGCGCATTGATGCGGCGGGGCTGACCCATGCCGTGCGCGAGATCGTCCTGCCTTACGAGAACACCTATCAGCGCCACGGCGCGCGACTTGAGGCCTCGCTGAGCACGCTCGACGGGCTTTGGGCCAGTGCGCGCTCGGCCGATGAGGCCAGCCGCGACGAGGCTTTGCGCACCCGCGAAGGACTCGCGATGCTGGCGACGGCGCGCTGGATGTATCGCTCGGCGTTGGCCCGGACGGAAAGCCGGGGGATGCATAAGCGCGAGGATTTCCCGCAAGCCGATGAGGCGCAGCGCCATCACATCATCAGCGGCGGGCTCGACGAGGTCTGGACCACGCCCGCGCCCGTCGCAGGTCCCGCGCTCGAGGTGCTTGCGGCATGATCGAAGTTATCAGCGCCGCGCGCTGCACCGGCTGCAACATCTGCGTGCAGGTCTGCCCGACCAATGTCTTCGCGGCGGTCAAGGGCGGCATCCCGGTGATCGCGCGGCAGGACGATTGCCAGACCTGCTATATGTGTGAGGTCTGGTGCCCTGATGACGCGCTTTACGTCGCGCCGAATGCCGATGGCACCGAGGGCATCACCGAGCCCGAGCTGGAGGCGCAGGGCCGCTTTGGCAGCTACCGCCGCTCGGTCGGTTGGGCCAAAGGGGGCCGCGTCGCCCCCGCGCCCCAGATCATGAGCCGGCTGCGCGGCTAAAGTCCCGCGCTGCACCATTTTCCCCGCAAGGGACCCGAACAAGGCGGCCCTCCGAGGTTTTCGCCAAGGGGGCCGCATATCTAACGCTCGCATATCCAAAGGAAGAACGACATGAGCTTGAAACGGCGTGATTTTCTGATCCGCAGCTCTGCGGCGGCGGCGCTTCTGGCCGCGCCCTCTCTGGCACGGGCCGCGAGCGACAAGCTTGAGGTGATCCGGCTGGCCGGTCCGGGCAATGCCTCGGGGCGGCCTTACGGCAATGGCAATATCGGCCTTCTGCGCGGGCTCGAGCTGCTGGAAAAAGAGTTCGAGGCCGACAAGATCCGCATCGAATGGCAATTCCCGCGCGGTACGGGCCCGGCGATCAACGAGGCTTTGGCCAACCGCCAGCTCGATTTCGCAAGCTATGGCGGCCTGCCCAATATCGTCGGGCGCGGCGCGGGGGTGCCGACCAAGGTGCTGGCGGGCTCGGGCGTGTCGCCGACCTATGTTGCGGCGCGGCCCGAGGCCGGGATCAAGACGCTCGAAGATCTCAAAGGCAAGCGCGTCGCCTTCCAGCGCGGCACGATCTTCGAGCTCTCGCTTTACCTCATTCTGGCGAAGGTCGGGCTGACGAATGACGATGTCGTGCTCTTCGACATTCAGGGCGCCGACCAGATCGCCGCGATCCAGACCGGCGATGTCGATGTCATCATCGGGCAGGGCAACAGCGTGCTGACCACGGTGGCGCAGGGGCTGACCGAGGTCGTCTATACGACCAAGGGCAGCCCCGCGCCGGGCTCGACCTTCGGCTCCTTCACCGTGCACGAGCAATTCGCCGCCGCTCATCCCGAGGTGGTCGAGCGGGTTCTGACCGCTTTTGTCGAGGCCTCGCATTGGGGCAGCCAAGAGGAAAACCGCGACAAGGTCTTCGACATTTTCGCCGAAACCGGCACGCCGCGCGAAAGCTATGTCAAGGATTACGAGGGCGACAAGCTGGCCGACCGCCATACGCCGCTGCTCGACGGCTTTTATCGCCACAACATCGACGAAGGGCTGAAATTCACGCTCGCGACCAAGCTGGTGCGCAAGCCCTTCGATGTCGCGGGCTGGATCGACGACAGCCAGCTTTCGCGGATCATCGAACAAAAGGGCTGGCAGAAGGTCTGGACGCCGCGCAGCTCTGACGGTCAGGCGATCGGCTGAGCCGGGCCGGGTGCGGCCGATGAAGCTGGGCCGGTGAAAGCGGTGTGAGGAAAGGAGCAGCAGATGACCTATGTCAGCTACAAGACCGCGACCGCCTCGGCGGGGTGGAGCCTCTGGGCGCCGTTTCGCGCAGGGTTTGACCCGCGCCTGCTCCGCCTGACGCAGCAGTTGGCGCTCGGGGCGGTCGTGCCGCTTGCGGTGCTGCTGCTCTGGCATACCGCGACCAAGGGCGAGTGGCTCGCGCCGCAGGTCCTGCCCGCGCCCGGCCTTGTCTGGGAGACCACCGGCGAGCTTCTGGCCAGCGGCGAGCTGCAATCCGAGCTTTGGGTCAGCCTGCAACGCGTCCTCTGGGGCGTGGCGCTTGGCGGCGCGCTTGGCCTGATCGCCGGGCTGGCCTTCGGCCTGTCGCGTTTTCTCGACATCTATGTCGCGCCCACCATCCGCGCGATCTGCCTTGTGCCCTCGCTGGGGTGGCTGCCCTTCTTCATGCTGCTTTTCGGCATTGGCGAGGCGCTCAAGATCATCCTGATCGCCAAGACCTGCTTTCTGCCGCTGATGGTCTCAGCCTATGAGGGTTTGCGTAACCGGCCCCGCAAATATGACGAGATTGCCGCCGCGCTCGAGTTGCCCTTCCTGACGCGGGTCTTTCAGATCACGCTGCCCTCGATCCTGCCAAGCGTGCTGACCGGGCTGCGCCTGGCGCTGTCGAAAGGCTGGAAGGCCTTGATTCTGGTCGAAATGATCTCTTCGGCGGCGGGGATCGGCTATCTCATGATGTGGGGGCGCAAGGCGTTTCAGCTCGATGTCGTCTTTGCCACGATCATCGTCATCGGCGTCGTTGGCTGGTTCATGGATGCGGCCCTGCTGAGGCTGCAGAACCGGCTGACGGGCTGGTCGGTTAAATCGGTGGGGTGAGGCGATGAGCAATCCTGCATCCGAGGCTCGGGTCAGCCATGCTTTCCTGCGCGCCATGATCCTGCCCGCGCTTCTGGTCGCGCTTTGGGGCGTTGCCTATGACGCGGGTTGGCTGAATCCCAAAGTCTTTGTCTCGCCGCTTGCGGTTTTGCGCGCCGCCTGGACGGGCTTTGGCGATGGTTCGGTGCCGGGCGCGGCTTTGGCCACGCTGGCGCGCGCCATGGCGGGCTGGGTGATCGGCGCGGGGATCGGGCTCGTGTTCGGGATCGCGCTTGGCATCTCGGGCGTCGCGCGCGGCCTCTTTGACCCAACCGTCAACAGCCTGCGCCAGATCGCGCTTTTCGCCTGGATCCCGCTGCTCTCGGCCTGGCTGGGCAATGGCGAGACCATGAAGATCACGCTGATCGCGCTCGGGGCCTTTTTCCCGATGGCGCTTG from Paracoccus aminophilus JCM 7686 encodes the following:
- a CDS encoding FAD-dependent oxidoreductase translates to MTSTADNLQVATRLDADVLVIGGGPAGTWAAITAAAQGAKVILADKGFCGTSGATAPSGTGVWYVPPDPGLRAKAMNSRWDMGGRLADPVWMRRVLDQTYSNVNLLSEWGHPFPQAADGTQIRTSLDGPDYMRLMRKRVKAAGVRILDHSPVLELLRDGSGAVAGAVGLRRQRGDLWQVQAGAVVIATGGCAFLSKALGCNVLTGDGYLMAAELGAELSGMEFSSAYAMAMEHGSVTKTRFYDWAEFTYADGSPIPGAASKGGRTAIARTLSAGKGVFARLNADAETQIAMRHAQPNFFVPLDRSGINPFTDRFPVTLRLEATVRGTGGLRLLDESCATSVPGLYAAGDAATRELICGAFTGGGSHNAAWAMSSGAWAGSGAAQFARGQRGRAAQLYRAGGVGIREGKGARIDAAGLTHAVREIVLPYENTYQRHGARLEASLSTLDGLWASARSADEASRDEALRTREGLAMLATARWMYRSALARTESRGMHKREDFPQADEAQRHHIISGGLDEVWTTPAPVAGPALEVLAA
- a CDS encoding 4Fe-4S dicluster domain-containing protein produces the protein MIEVISAARCTGCNICVQVCPTNVFAAVKGGIPVIARQDDCQTCYMCEVWCPDDALYVAPNADGTEGITEPELEAQGRFGSYRRSVGWAKGGRVAPAPQIMSRLRG
- a CDS encoding ABC transporter substrate-binding protein — its product is MSLKRRDFLIRSSAAAALLAAPSLARAASDKLEVIRLAGPGNASGRPYGNGNIGLLRGLELLEKEFEADKIRIEWQFPRGTGPAINEALANRQLDFASYGGLPNIVGRGAGVPTKVLAGSGVSPTYVAARPEAGIKTLEDLKGKRVAFQRGTIFELSLYLILAKVGLTNDDVVLFDIQGADQIAAIQTGDVDVIIGQGNSVLTTVAQGLTEVVYTTKGSPAPGSTFGSFTVHEQFAAAHPEVVERVLTAFVEASHWGSQEENRDKVFDIFAETGTPRESYVKDYEGDKLADRHTPLLDGFYRHNIDEGLKFTLATKLVRKPFDVAGWIDDSQLSRIIEQKGWQKVWTPRSSDGQAIG
- a CDS encoding ABC transporter permease, whose protein sequence is MTYVSYKTATASAGWSLWAPFRAGFDPRLLRLTQQLALGAVVPLAVLLLWHTATKGEWLAPQVLPAPGLVWETTGELLASGELQSELWVSLQRVLWGVALGGALGLIAGLAFGLSRFLDIYVAPTIRAICLVPSLGWLPFFMLLFGIGEALKIILIAKTCFLPLMVSAYEGLRNRPRKYDEIAAALELPFLTRVFQITLPSILPSVLTGLRLALSKGWKALILVEMISSAAGIGYLMMWGRKAFQLDVVFATIIVIGVVGWFMDAALLRLQNRLTGWSVKSVG
- a CDS encoding ABC transporter permease; the encoded protein is MSNPASEARVSHAFLRAMILPALLVALWGVAYDAGWLNPKVFVSPLAVLRAAWTGFGDGSVPGAALATLARAMAGWVIGAGIGLVFGIALGISGVARGLFDPTVNSLRQIALFAWIPLLSAWLGNGETMKITLIALGAFFPMALGAQAGTQNVPIGWRELGAALELGPVERLRRIILPAALPAIVTGVELSLNVAWLGTFGAEYLIGTGYINGMGDGLGAYLAAAREYARMDQVLLGVLILGIIGVSLDRGVAHLSRKVAPWQTH